In one window of Coregonus clupeaformis isolate EN_2021a unplaced genomic scaffold, ASM2061545v1 scaf1101, whole genome shotgun sequence DNA:
- the LOC123486290 gene encoding uncharacterized protein LOC123486290 isoform X1, translated as MAKEGGTVRVCGLPQDIIQNRLIDKLYIHFLRKRNGGGDILSVTVSKTTPGCTFITFEDSEVARRVVEHQKHTLSVNDKQYELSVSLHSKEMDPDELFVDTAVTVDYSKLSGGKTSISNILKNVCDIKCTFHVQADLCTFKGRYSEVKILTKCLLGLFESQTSEDVHSLKDEATKGDKRYNSTQGQTERQQDTETSGQANGLDLGEGSSRATERNHALLQECHTNDRKGAEALYTSYTNHREEAGALHTSYTNDIEDAAALEKGASMEDFSMVIDSDIFRYLRKHCSAEHQNILNRHGVEVLDVTTRDITTLYLQLKAGATGRGMERLRLAHGELGWLYQDKEAQLRKEQLAKESFPRLGLQQACKALTQRFTKLLINEDKSNVYLVGSGSDVSEAKQFLLEMQGTAKEQGQELFHTSGDASLSFLPDTKLRKGRAVGSKEFKMAATFGRTMGSEKLKDDEIWSSLSDVKAPEDHQTNSFSSTKHIRINDQKLGSGPISGITNQKVEISSSGHRDLLEDTLFKRYEPSSTASLSGKPLLNLAQNNVTRPTKASLSGKPLLNLAQNNVTRPTKAANFSESQGYSLDHMDLSVDMAVPTGSVKQSKTISTLRRSNSFSGQVRTKQVGKDSSSAVDLFGKTKRGETTSLKFDNRPETRQVFSVELVVPLTQWLYTKDVFHRLLEEVTSDLQMKEKKTLNEVVLHLRGKDPAKVRMCQQVLEELMAKVAEDFSTHELLLTQLGVSDSKNETVEVLCTTVRETWDKVKIIPMTKTKSILIFGPKLDCMDAMSFLKEMFHLGTEREQTMEERPINLKKPSSDSPSNPDINTSAEHLSSASSDKQDQETTSATNIASSGSLEGVSQSDVKKAPVLKLRLGAAGPVDEKSFRTISAPYKAEGPVRVREGNYGNDGTTPLPEHSGQRLTGPKPEESQIPSSRGLQTQKDHIEGNAGLSCKCGTAGASVSWTACGIAMCPSCLEQVHTLCVECTKSHEVDPQSATAKDYGASRSNEKQDVKHTEVKASPSCVCGTTGEFVSMTTCGGALCQKHIHPNCPKSKESVVGIRGTMTCSEMSISLVGHNKDTTLKITYNIPDGIQGKDHPNPGGPFQGGKFHAFLPLNETTLRLLPSLKRAFHRGQTFNVRVGDTLDWVTWGSIPHKTSIDGGISRNGYPDSRYLKCLAEALKSQGIEEG; from the exons ATGGCGAAGGAGGGTGGAACGGTCAGAGTGTGTGGGTTACCTCAGGATATAATTCAAAACAGACTGATCGACAAGCTCTACATTCATTTCCTGCGGAAGAGGAATGGAGGAGGGGACATTTTATCTGTCACAGTCTCCAAGACAACGCCTGGCTGTACCTTCATTACCTTTGAGGACAGCGAAG TGGCTCGGAGAGTGGTTGAACATCAGAAGCACACATTATCAGTGAATGACAAGCAATATGAGCTAAGTGTGAGTTTGCACAGCAAAGAAATGGACCCAGATGAG CTCTTTGTGGACACAGCTGTGACAGTGGACTACAGCAAATTGTCTGGGGGGAAAACATCAATATCTAACATCCTCAAAAACGTCTGCGACATAAAATGCACCTTTCACGTTCAGGCTGACCTCTGCACTTTCAAAGGTCGCTACTCAGAAGTCAAAATCCTGACCAAGTGTCTGCTGGGACTTTTCGAATCACAGACCTCAGAAGATGTCCATTCCCTTAAAGATGAGGCCACCAAGGGTGACAAAAGATACAACTCTACTCaaggacagacagaaagacagcagGACACTGAGACCTCAGGACAGGCCAATGGACTGGATCTAGGGGAAGGTTCCAGTAGAGCCACTGAGAGGAATCATGCCCTTCTTCAAGAATGTCACACCAATGATAGAAAGGGGGCGGAGGCATTGTACACATCATACACCAATCATAGAGAGGAGGCGGGGGCATTGCACACATCTTACACCAATGACATAGAGGATGCAGCTGCATTAGAGAAGGGAGCCTCAATGGAGGACTTCTCAATGGTCATAGACTCAGACATCTTCCGATACCTCCGAAAGCACTGCTCGGCTGAGCACCAGAACATACTCAACAGGCATGGTGTAGAGGTACTGGATGTCACCACCAGGGATATCACCACCCTCTATCTGCAGCTTAAGGCTGGGGCCACTGGACGAGGGATGGAGCGTCTAAGGCTTGCGCATGGGGAGCTGGGCTGGCTGTACCAAGACAAAGAGGCCCAACTTCGCAAGGAGCAGTTGGCCAAGGAAAGCTTCCCCAGGTTGGGGCTCCAGCAGGCTTGTAAAGCCTTAACACAGAGGTTCACAAAGCTGCTGATCAACGAAGACAAGTCCAATGTCTATCTGGTGGGCAGTGGAAGTGACgtgtcggaggccaagcagttccTATTGGAAATGCAAGGGACAGCAAAGGAGCAGGGTCAAGAGTTATTTCACACCTCAGGAGATGCGTCTCTATCCTTTCTGCCTGACACCAAGCTTAGAAAAGGAAGGGCTGTGGGGAGCAAAGAATTCAAAATGGCGGCCACATTTGGGAGAACTATGGGTTCTGAGAAACTTAAAGATGATGAGATTTGGTCCAGTTTGAGTGACGTAAAGGCTCCTGAGGATCATCAGACAAATAGTTTCTCGTCCACAAAACACATTAGAATTAATGACCAGAAATTAGGTAGTGGACCAATTTCAGGGATTACGAATCAGAAGGTAGAAATTTCAAGTTCCGGTCATAGGGATCTCCTGGAAGATACCCTCTTCAAGAGGTATGAACCATCGTCCACTGCTTCCTTGTCAGGTAAACCCCTTCTGAACTTGGCACAGAACAATGTAACCAGACCCACCAAAGCTTCCTTGTCAGGTAAACCCCTTCTGAACTTGGCACAGAACAATGTAACCAGACCCACCAAAGCAGCAAACTTTAGTGAATCCCAGGGCTACTCATTGGACCATATGGATCTGTCTGTGGATATGGCAGTTCCAACTGGCTCAGTCAAACAATCCAAGACAATTTCCACTCTGAGACGGTCCAACAGTTTCTCAGGGCAGGTCAGGACCAAACAAGTCGGAAAGGACAGCAGCTCAGCTGTAGACCTGTTTGGAAAGACCAAAAGAGGCGAAACTACAAGTCTTAAATTTGACAATCGCCCAGAGACTAGGCAAGTCTTCAGTGTAGAGCTGGTGGTGCCCTTAACTCAATGGTTATACACAAAGGATGTTTTCCACAGACTGCTAGAGGAAGTAACCTCCGATCTGCAGATGAAGGAGAAAAAAACATTAAACGAGGTCGTCCTCCATCTGAGAGGGAAAGATCCAGCCAAAGTCAGGATGTGTCAGCAGGTGCTGGAAGAGCTGATGGCCAAGGTAGCCGAGGACTTCTCCACCCATGAGCTGTTGCTAACACAGCTGGGTGTGTCAGACTCGAAGAATGAGACAGTTGAGGTGTTATGCACCACTGTGAGAGAGACATGGGATAAAGTGAAAATCATTCCAATGACAAAGACAAAGAGCATTTTAATATTTGGTCCAAAACTGGATTGTATGGATGCGATGTCATTTCTAAAAGAGATGTTTCActtagggacagagagggaacagaccATGGAAGAGAGACCCATTAATCTTAAGAAACCATCTTCTGATTCTCCATCCAACCCTGACATAAACACTTCAGCAGAACATCTGAGCTCTGCCAGTAGTGACAAACAAGACCAGGAGACCACCTCTGCAACCAACATTGCTTCATCAGGGAGCTTGGAGGGAGTGAGCCAATCAGATGTGAAGAAAGCGCCTGTTTTGAAGCTTCGGTTAGGAGCAGCTGGTCCGGTAGATGAAAAGAGTTTCAGGACAATCAGTGCCCCCTATAAAGCAGAGGGGCCAGTAAGAGTTAGAGAAGGAAATTATGGAAATGATGGTACAACACCATTACCAGAGCACAGTGGTCAGAGGTTGACAGGGCCAAAGCCTGAGGAAAGCCAGATACCTAGCAGTAGGGGACTGCAGACCCAAAAGGACCATATCGAAGGAAATGCCGGTTTGTCCTGTAAATGTGGAACCGCAGGGGCATCTGTATCTTGGACGGCTTGTGGAATAGCCATGTGCCCATCATGCCTGGAGCAAGTTCATACCCTCTGCGTGGAATGTACCAAATCTCATGAAGTGGATCCACAAAGCGCCACTGCCAAAGATTACGGGGCAAGCCGGtccaatgagaaacaagatgtgAAACACACCGAGGTGAAGGCCAGTCCATCTTGTGTATGTGGAACCACAGGGGAATTTGTGTCTATGACTACTTGTGGTGGGGCCTTGTGCCAAAAGCACATCCATCCAAACTGTCCCAAATCTAAGGAGAGTGTCGTGGGCATCCGAGGGACCATGACCTGCAGTGAGATGTCCATCAGTCTGGTTGGGCACAACAAGGATACAACACTGAAAATAACCTACAACATTCCTGATGGCATCCAAGGG AAAGACCATCCAAACCCTGGGGGGCCTTTCCAAGGGGGCAAATTCCATGCCTTCCTGCCTCTGAATGAAACAACTCTCAGGCTTCTGCCATCCCTGAAACGTGCCTTTCATCGAGGCCAAACCTTCAATGTGAGAGTAGGGGACACTTTGGATTGGGTGACCTGGGGTAGCATCCCACACAAGACTAGCATCGATGGAGGGATTTCCAG GAATGGATACCCAGACTCAAGATATCTCAAATGCTTAGCTGAGGCACTGAAGTCTCAGGGTATCGAGGAGGGCTGA
- the LOC123486290 gene encoding uncharacterized protein LOC123486290 isoform X2 encodes MAKEGGTVRVCGLPQDIIQNRLIDKLYIHFLRKRNGGGDILSVTVSKTTPGCTFITFEDSEVARRVVEHQKHTLSVNDKQYELSVSLHSKEMDPDELFVDTAVTVDYSKLSGGKTSISNILKNVCDIKCTFHVQADLCTFKGRYSEVKILTKCLLGLFESQTSEDVHSLKDEATKGDKRYNSTQGQTERQQDTETSGQANGLDLGEGSSRATERNHALLQECHTNDRKGAEALYTSYTNHREEAGALHTSYTNDIEDAAALEKGASMEDFSMVIDSDIFRYLRKHCSAEHQNILNRHGVEVLDVTTRDITTLYLQLKAGATGRGMERLRLAHGELGWLYQDKEAQLRKEQLAKESFPRLGLQQACKALTQRFTKLLINEDKSNVYLVGSGSDVSEAKQFLLEMQGTAKEQGQELFHTSGDASLSFLPDTKLRKGRAVGSKEFKMAATFGRTMGSEKLKDDEIWSSLSDVKAPEDHQTNSFSSTKHIRINDQKLGSGPISGITNQKVEISSSGHRDLLEDTLFKRYEPSSTASLSGKPLLNLAQNNVTRPTKASLSGKPLLNLAQNNVTRPTKAANFSESQGYSLDHMDLSVDMAVPTGSVKQSKTISTLRRSNSFSGQVRTKQVGKDSSSAVDLFGKTKRGETTSLKFDNRPETRQVFSVELVVPLTQWLYTKDVFHRLLEEVTSDLQMKEKKTLNEVVLHLRGKDPAKVRMCQQVLEELMAKVAEDFSTHELLLTQLGVSDSKNETVEVLCTTVRETWDKVKIIPMTKTKSILIFGPKLDCMDAMSFLKEMFHLGTEREQTMEERPINLKKPSSDSPSNPDINTSAEHLSSASSDKQDQETTSATNIASSGSLEGVSQSDVKKAPVLKLRLGAAGPVDEKSFRTISAPYKAEGPVRVREGNYGNDGTTPLPEHSGQRLTGPKPEESQIPSSRGLQTQKDHIEGNAGLSCKCGTAGASVSWTACGIAMCPSCLEQVHTLCVECTKSHEVDPQSATAKDYGASRSNEKQDVKHTEVKASPSCVCGTTGEFVSMTTCGGALCQKHIHPNCPKSKESVVGIRGTMTCSEMSISLVGHNKDTTLKITYNIPDGIQGGLSMRSYL; translated from the exons ATGGCGAAGGAGGGTGGAACGGTCAGAGTGTGTGGGTTACCTCAGGATATAATTCAAAACAGACTGATCGACAAGCTCTACATTCATTTCCTGCGGAAGAGGAATGGAGGAGGGGACATTTTATCTGTCACAGTCTCCAAGACAACGCCTGGCTGTACCTTCATTACCTTTGAGGACAGCGAAG TGGCTCGGAGAGTGGTTGAACATCAGAAGCACACATTATCAGTGAATGACAAGCAATATGAGCTAAGTGTGAGTTTGCACAGCAAAGAAATGGACCCAGATGAG CTCTTTGTGGACACAGCTGTGACAGTGGACTACAGCAAATTGTCTGGGGGGAAAACATCAATATCTAACATCCTCAAAAACGTCTGCGACATAAAATGCACCTTTCACGTTCAGGCTGACCTCTGCACTTTCAAAGGTCGCTACTCAGAAGTCAAAATCCTGACCAAGTGTCTGCTGGGACTTTTCGAATCACAGACCTCAGAAGATGTCCATTCCCTTAAAGATGAGGCCACCAAGGGTGACAAAAGATACAACTCTACTCaaggacagacagaaagacagcagGACACTGAGACCTCAGGACAGGCCAATGGACTGGATCTAGGGGAAGGTTCCAGTAGAGCCACTGAGAGGAATCATGCCCTTCTTCAAGAATGTCACACCAATGATAGAAAGGGGGCGGAGGCATTGTACACATCATACACCAATCATAGAGAGGAGGCGGGGGCATTGCACACATCTTACACCAATGACATAGAGGATGCAGCTGCATTAGAGAAGGGAGCCTCAATGGAGGACTTCTCAATGGTCATAGACTCAGACATCTTCCGATACCTCCGAAAGCACTGCTCGGCTGAGCACCAGAACATACTCAACAGGCATGGTGTAGAGGTACTGGATGTCACCACCAGGGATATCACCACCCTCTATCTGCAGCTTAAGGCTGGGGCCACTGGACGAGGGATGGAGCGTCTAAGGCTTGCGCATGGGGAGCTGGGCTGGCTGTACCAAGACAAAGAGGCCCAACTTCGCAAGGAGCAGTTGGCCAAGGAAAGCTTCCCCAGGTTGGGGCTCCAGCAGGCTTGTAAAGCCTTAACACAGAGGTTCACAAAGCTGCTGATCAACGAAGACAAGTCCAATGTCTATCTGGTGGGCAGTGGAAGTGACgtgtcggaggccaagcagttccTATTGGAAATGCAAGGGACAGCAAAGGAGCAGGGTCAAGAGTTATTTCACACCTCAGGAGATGCGTCTCTATCCTTTCTGCCTGACACCAAGCTTAGAAAAGGAAGGGCTGTGGGGAGCAAAGAATTCAAAATGGCGGCCACATTTGGGAGAACTATGGGTTCTGAGAAACTTAAAGATGATGAGATTTGGTCCAGTTTGAGTGACGTAAAGGCTCCTGAGGATCATCAGACAAATAGTTTCTCGTCCACAAAACACATTAGAATTAATGACCAGAAATTAGGTAGTGGACCAATTTCAGGGATTACGAATCAGAAGGTAGAAATTTCAAGTTCCGGTCATAGGGATCTCCTGGAAGATACCCTCTTCAAGAGGTATGAACCATCGTCCACTGCTTCCTTGTCAGGTAAACCCCTTCTGAACTTGGCACAGAACAATGTAACCAGACCCACCAAAGCTTCCTTGTCAGGTAAACCCCTTCTGAACTTGGCACAGAACAATGTAACCAGACCCACCAAAGCAGCAAACTTTAGTGAATCCCAGGGCTACTCATTGGACCATATGGATCTGTCTGTGGATATGGCAGTTCCAACTGGCTCAGTCAAACAATCCAAGACAATTTCCACTCTGAGACGGTCCAACAGTTTCTCAGGGCAGGTCAGGACCAAACAAGTCGGAAAGGACAGCAGCTCAGCTGTAGACCTGTTTGGAAAGACCAAAAGAGGCGAAACTACAAGTCTTAAATTTGACAATCGCCCAGAGACTAGGCAAGTCTTCAGTGTAGAGCTGGTGGTGCCCTTAACTCAATGGTTATACACAAAGGATGTTTTCCACAGACTGCTAGAGGAAGTAACCTCCGATCTGCAGATGAAGGAGAAAAAAACATTAAACGAGGTCGTCCTCCATCTGAGAGGGAAAGATCCAGCCAAAGTCAGGATGTGTCAGCAGGTGCTGGAAGAGCTGATGGCCAAGGTAGCCGAGGACTTCTCCACCCATGAGCTGTTGCTAACACAGCTGGGTGTGTCAGACTCGAAGAATGAGACAGTTGAGGTGTTATGCACCACTGTGAGAGAGACATGGGATAAAGTGAAAATCATTCCAATGACAAAGACAAAGAGCATTTTAATATTTGGTCCAAAACTGGATTGTATGGATGCGATGTCATTTCTAAAAGAGATGTTTCActtagggacagagagggaacagaccATGGAAGAGAGACCCATTAATCTTAAGAAACCATCTTCTGATTCTCCATCCAACCCTGACATAAACACTTCAGCAGAACATCTGAGCTCTGCCAGTAGTGACAAACAAGACCAGGAGACCACCTCTGCAACCAACATTGCTTCATCAGGGAGCTTGGAGGGAGTGAGCCAATCAGATGTGAAGAAAGCGCCTGTTTTGAAGCTTCGGTTAGGAGCAGCTGGTCCGGTAGATGAAAAGAGTTTCAGGACAATCAGTGCCCCCTATAAAGCAGAGGGGCCAGTAAGAGTTAGAGAAGGAAATTATGGAAATGATGGTACAACACCATTACCAGAGCACAGTGGTCAGAGGTTGACAGGGCCAAAGCCTGAGGAAAGCCAGATACCTAGCAGTAGGGGACTGCAGACCCAAAAGGACCATATCGAAGGAAATGCCGGTTTGTCCTGTAAATGTGGAACCGCAGGGGCATCTGTATCTTGGACGGCTTGTGGAATAGCCATGTGCCCATCATGCCTGGAGCAAGTTCATACCCTCTGCGTGGAATGTACCAAATCTCATGAAGTGGATCCACAAAGCGCCACTGCCAAAGATTACGGGGCAAGCCGGtccaatgagaaacaagatgtgAAACACACCGAGGTGAAGGCCAGTCCATCTTGTGTATGTGGAACCACAGGGGAATTTGTGTCTATGACTACTTGTGGTGGGGCCTTGTGCCAAAAGCACATCCATCCAAACTGTCCCAAATCTAAGGAGAGTGTCGTGGGCATCCGAGGGACCATGACCTGCAGTGAGATGTCCATCAGTCTGGTTGGGCACAACAAGGATACAACACTGAAAATAACCTACAACATTCCTGATGGCATCCAAGGG GGTCTGTCGATGAGGTCTTACCTATAG